In Reichenbachiella agarivorans, one genomic interval encodes:
- a CDS encoding WD40 repeat domain-containing protein, translated as MSEIYISYTASDKAKAKKLALALGQLGWSVWYERRINSKTGNLESKDEARKYAKSVIVIWSEQSIDDLNIHRELLEAQEAGTLIHVSFDSVSIPEVFPVKQIYQLGDWDDDHDKVFQILRRQLEDTIGQPKLKGTWKKPLMILMALCAFACFVWVIIFLKNKNDELMADTLAWRAAERKLTHASILAYSQDFPKGKYQALARDYLDSLGDLLLWDTVRAEAQLVSFQRYLHQYPKGQYASRVQIIIDSLADEQAWLKASAENTLVSLKVYETIYPQGIHVQEAKMLIAAIENPKSVKSLHRKRPHLVREFTSPKDIACIAVSRDGTKIMTRAWNNSAWLWDINGQVIQEFKGHDDWIASVAISPDARYFLTGSWDKTAKLWDLNGRLIREFIGHTAHISVVIFSPDGSHVLTGSLDHTARLYKVSGEFIQEFRGHTDMITSLAFSPKGDKILTGSADHSARLWDLTGYERLALDEHIHWVTSVAFSPNGRLVATGSRDNTVRIWRLNDQKSRKLKGHSDAVNAVCFSPDGAYILTGSSDHTARIWALGGDVIHTVQSKAGIVSAVSFLPQGNEFLIAAGKSAGHWHIK; from the coding sequence ATGAGCGAGATCTACATCAGCTACACCGCATCAGACAAAGCTAAGGCTAAGAAGCTAGCTCTTGCCCTTGGTCAGTTGGGTTGGTCCGTATGGTATGAGCGACGTATCAATTCTAAAACAGGAAACTTAGAGAGCAAAGACGAGGCAAGAAAATATGCCAAATCCGTCATAGTCATCTGGTCAGAACAATCCATTGATGACCTCAACATCCACAGAGAGCTTTTGGAAGCGCAGGAGGCTGGTACACTGATTCATGTTTCTTTTGATTCGGTTTCTATTCCAGAGGTATTTCCTGTCAAACAGATTTACCAACTTGGGGATTGGGACGATGACCATGACAAAGTTTTTCAGATTTTGCGTAGACAATTGGAGGACACGATTGGGCAACCCAAGTTGAAAGGTACTTGGAAGAAACCCCTGATGATACTTATGGCACTGTGTGCCTTTGCTTGCTTTGTATGGGTCATTATCTTTCTAAAGAACAAAAATGACGAACTGATGGCTGATACCTTGGCATGGAGAGCTGCCGAAAGAAAGCTTACACACGCCAGTATATTAGCCTATAGCCAAGACTTCCCAAAAGGGAAATACCAAGCATTGGCGCGTGATTACCTAGACAGTCTGGGGGACTTGCTGCTATGGGATACCGTCAGAGCAGAGGCTCAATTGGTGTCTTTTCAGCGTTATTTGCATCAATACCCTAAAGGTCAATATGCGTCACGTGTGCAGATCATTATCGACAGTTTGGCAGATGAGCAAGCATGGCTAAAAGCCAGTGCTGAGAATACACTGGTGAGTCTCAAAGTCTATGAAACTATCTATCCACAGGGGATTCATGTGCAAGAAGCCAAAATGCTGATCGCAGCAATCGAAAATCCAAAGTCGGTCAAAAGCCTTCATCGCAAACGACCTCATCTCGTGCGTGAATTTACCAGCCCCAAAGACATAGCGTGCATCGCTGTATCTAGAGATGGAACCAAAATCATGACCCGTGCATGGAACAACTCCGCATGGCTTTGGGATATCAATGGACAGGTGATACAGGAGTTTAAAGGTCACGACGATTGGATAGCTTCGGTAGCCATATCTCCCGATGCACGGTATTTTTTGACAGGATCTTGGGACAAGACAGCCAAACTTTGGGATCTCAATGGTAGACTCATTCGTGAGTTTATAGGGCACACTGCGCACATCAGTGTAGTGATTTTTTCACCAGATGGGAGTCATGTCTTGACAGGCTCATTAGATCATACAGCACGATTGTACAAAGTATCAGGGGAGTTTATACAAGAATTTAGAGGACATACCGATATGATTACCAGTTTGGCATTTTCTCCCAAAGGAGACAAAATCCTGACTGGATCAGCAGATCACAGTGCACGACTCTGGGATCTCACAGGGTATGAGAGGTTGGCTTTGGACGAGCACATCCATTGGGTCACTTCGGTCGCATTTTCTCCCAATGGCAGATTGGTAGCAACAGGCTCCAGAGACAATACAGTCAGAATCTGGCGCCTCAATGACCAAAAAAGCCGAAAACTCAAAGGCCATAGTGACGCGGTGAATGCCGTTTGTTTTTCTCCCGATGGGGCTTACATTTTGACAGGTTCGTCAGACCATACTGCCCGAATCTGGGCATTGGGAGGTGATGTCATCCATACAGTTCAAAGCAAGGCAGGCATAGTGAGTGCTGTATCATTTTTACCTCAGGGCAATGAGTTTTTGATTGCAGCGGGCAAGAGTGCAGGACACTGGCACATCAAATGA
- a CDS encoding AraC family transcriptional regulator codes for MRFETYFPTDRLKPYIKYFVVSENELEREYKVFPTSGLVMGFQYKGQLLSIMNHSECKLSTAGITGITDSYKIFKNSADIGTILVFFTEIGFAHFTSHPTNEFFNLSLSLDDIFDKYSIVEVEERLAIASTDQHRIKIIEQFLVTQLKDIQTDKLIIEAIKLIHQSKGTIRIKELSERLFVSQSLFEKRFRKVAGTTAKKFASIVRFNAVLENLNETKTLTEICYESKFFDQAHFIKVFKQYTGHTPENFKHII; via the coding sequence ATGAGGTTTGAAACATATTTTCCGACGGATCGATTGAAACCCTACATCAAATATTTTGTAGTGTCAGAGAATGAATTGGAAAGAGAGTATAAAGTATTCCCTACATCGGGACTTGTCATGGGGTTTCAATACAAAGGGCAACTTCTATCTATAATGAATCACAGCGAATGCAAACTGTCAACGGCAGGAATAACAGGTATTACGGATAGTTATAAAATCTTTAAAAACTCAGCAGACATCGGTACAATACTAGTCTTCTTTACTGAAATTGGTTTTGCTCATTTTACTTCACATCCTACCAACGAATTCTTCAATTTAAGCCTTTCACTTGACGATATTTTTGACAAGTACAGTATAGTGGAGGTGGAAGAAAGGTTGGCAATAGCCAGTACAGACCAACATCGGATAAAAATTATTGAACAGTTTTTAGTAACTCAGCTCAAAGACATTCAGACAGATAAATTGATTATTGAAGCGATTAAACTCATTCATCAAAGCAAGGGAACTATTCGCATAAAAGAGTTAAGTGAAAGGCTATTCGTTAGCCAAAGTCTATTTGAAAAAAGGTTCAGAAAGGTGGCTGGGACAACAGCCAAAAAATTTGCTTCTATTGTTCGCTTCAACGCAGTTCTTGAAAACCTGAACGAGACTAAAACGCTGACCGAAATCTGCTACGAGAGTAAATTTTTCGATCAAGCTCATTTTATCAAAGTATTCAAACAGTACACAGGCCACACGCCTGAAAATTTCAAACACATAATTTAG